One Natrinema longum genomic window, CGCCGTTCCTCGAGGAGTAGCGGTCGCGAGTTATCGGGAAGAGGACTTTCGGGTTCCACTATCGGAGGCGGAGAAACTCGGCGAACCTCCTCTCGACGGCGGGCCAACCTCGGTTCGCAGGCCGCGCGACTGCGGCCAGTCTATGAATCGGTTCAGGTACTAGAACCGGCCTTGGCTCCCACCAGTTGCTTCTTATATCGAGATCCGAATGAGAGACGTAGATCTCGATGACTCAGCCAATCGAGGGCGAGACGAGAACGTTCGAGCGAACGTTCACGGTCGAAGACGTCCAGCAGTTCGCAGCGCTCTCCGGTGATGACCAACCCCGACACACCGAACCGGACGAGGACGGGCGAGTGATGGTACAGGGATTGTTGACCGCGACCCTGCCGACGAAAATGGGGAGCGATGCCGAAGTGTTGGCCAGTACGATGGAGTTTAACTTCCACCAGCCAGTCTACACTGGCGAATCGATCACGTGTCGATCGACGTACGACACAGTCGTCGAACGAGCGGACCGCTACGAATTCACCTCGGACGTCGTTTGTGAGAACGAGGCCGGTGAGACCGTGTTGACCGCGACGACCGAGGGAATCATTCTGAAGGACGCGTGACCGGCCGGCCATACGGACGGCCGCCGTCATACGGGTTGCTGGCCCGGGTGACCGGCGACCCACAGACGAGTTGTGGGGTCGCCGGCACTGACTGACAGCGGTCCGTATCGGTTCTCGAGTGCTGTCCACGGAGGATGGGGCCGTGAGTACGTCGCGAGCTACGACCGTCGAATCGCTTATCGCTCCTCGGCAGGTTGTCACGTGTATGACCCGCACGACCTACCAGTGTCCGTGTGGTGCCCGCATCGAATTCAGACACGACCTCGAGAAAGAGCGGGGAACGGTAACGCCGAGCTGGAAGTGTACGGACTGTGGGACGCCGGTTCCAGGGATGACCGCGGAGAAAATCAGACACCAGCACCCGTCCTGAGCCGTCGACTCGGTGTGGAGCGACCCGTTCGTGAGAACTGTCGTCGAAAAGACACATACACGATATATCGATATATCAAATCCGCCGGCCGGCCCGGAGGTGTGGCGCTTCCGGCCGGCGGCGCTCGTCCGTTTCCGACCCCGTGAGACCGAAACACGGATTTAGCCTCGTGAAACTACTATCGGACGAGATGATCCGTGGTGGCACGCTCACGATCCGTCTCGGCCGTGGTGGGGAGCGCCTCGAGCAGGTGATCGGCCCGTGACCGCGGTCGCGATCACGGACGCGGTCGACGCCTATCTCCAGCGAAAGGCCGTCGGCGATCCCGATAGTTCGGGTGCGGGTGCCTACGCCGCCAACGCCGAATCGATCCTCCGGCGATGGGCCGAGTGGCTCGAGCGAGAACACGAGATCGGCTCGATCGTCGCGCTGTCGGTCGAGCACATGCGCGCCTACGCCACGGAACTGCGTCGTCGAACCGAACGCGGGGAGTACACTGCGTCGACCGCCGACACCTACTACGCCGTGGTGCGGGCGTTTCTCTCGTGGTGTGTCCGCGGCGGGATCCTCGAGGACAATCCCGCGGCGCGCGACCGCGCCGAGGCTGCGCTACCGACGGCCGAGACGCGGTCGCCGAACGACTCCTGGACGGCCGATCGACGCCGCGAACTCGAAGGATACGTCAGGGAGCGGGCGATCGAGGCCGGCACGCGTTCGACGAGGGAGCGACGCACGCGGTTGCGCGAGTACGCGATGGTGGCCGTCCTCGCCCACTCGAGCGTCCGCGGGGCCGAACTGTTCCGAGCGCCCGAAGACGACCGACGCACGGGGGCGACTTGGGACGACGTCGACTTCTATACCGGGACGATCCGCGTGCTGGGGAAGTCCCAGCGCCTCGAGGACGTTCCCCTCCCCGCCCGTGCCCGGACGCCGTTGCGTCGGTACCGGGTCGTGCTCGATCCGCCGTCGAACGACTGGCCGCTGTTTCCCACGGGGCACGCGCCGTCGATCGCGAGTCAGGTGCGAGCGAGCCTGCGCGAACGGGGGTACGACGAGAGCGAGATCGACGCCCTGTTCGCGGACGCGACGGCGGTGGAACTCGCACGCGAGCGGTCGATCGCGCCGCCAGCGATCACGACCGAGGGTGCCCGATCGGTGTTGAAGCGCCTCTGTGAAGGGGCCGGCGTCGACGTCGACGGGAACTACCTGACGCCACGGGGCGTCCGTCGAGCGGAGACGGACGATCCGTATCGACGCGAGGCGACGGCATCGAAGCCGACGCTTCGGGCATCGGTACTCGAGCAGTCGATCGCCGTGCCGGCAGACCGGCCGTTGATTCGCGATATCGACGCGGGGTCCCACGACGAGTCGACGGAAACCGACTGACGAAAGCACCGGGTTGCTGTCGGCGGGGTCGCTAGTCGGCTCGCCGCAGGAAGAGGCGGCTCGGGTTGGAGGAGCGGGTCGGTTCCGACGCTCTAGACGAGCAGCCAGAGGAGCACCGTCAGGAGGAGCGTCAAGAGGAGGACGGTCGTCCCGATGCCCGTCCGGAGGTGGATCGTGGACGGGCGACCGCCGTCGGTCGGCTGGCGCTCGTCGACGTCGACCAGCCAGTTTGGAAGCCGGCCGGCGGCCGCGTCGACCGCGAGGACGGGATTGTTGCCGATCCAGTAACAGCGCGTGACCGCGCCCACGACGGCCCGGTCCACGGCAGCGTAGGTCTCGGTAACGGCGAGCATCGTCCAGCGGCTGACGCTGTAGGTCGCCGGGTAGACGACCATCGCCGGATCGCCGAGATCGAGCTTCGAGAGCGGTTTCCGGACGACGACGAAGACGACCGCTGCCACCCCCGTCAGGATCCCCGCTGTCTCGAGGTGAGACGGACTGTAAGGGTGGAGGTGGCCCTCGCCGCCGGAGTACGCGAAGGCGAAATCGCTCCCGTGAATCGTCGGCGCGAGGTCGGCCAGTCCCTGCCACCAGACGCCAAAGAGGAGACAGGCACCGCCCAACCCGAGCATCGCGACGGTCTGGCCGGGTTTGGCGTCGGCGACCTCGAGATCGCTTTCGCCGTGGAAGAAGACGTAGTAGCCGAGCTTGATAAAGGAAAGTAGGGTTCCGATCGCACCGAGCCAGAGCAGCCAGTACAGCGCCTGGTACTCGGGCTGGCCGTAGTAGCCCGGATCGGCGGCGTCGAAGATCATCCCCTTACTGACGTAGCCGTTGAAGCCGGGGATCGCAGTGATCGAGAGCGCCCCGAGGCCGAACCCGACCGCGGTCAGTGGCATCTCGCGCCAGAGCCCGCCGAGGTCGTACAGATCCTCTTTACCCGTGCGGTAGATGACCACGCCGACGGCCATGAACAGCAGGCTCTTGAAGAGGATATTGTTGAAGAGGTGGCTCATCGCGCCGGCGACGGCGAGATTGGAGCCGATCCCGATCGCGGCGACGATGTAGCCGAGCTGGGCCTGGATGTGATAGGACAACAGCGCCCGCATGTCGTGTTGGAGCAAGGCGAAGGTCGCGCCGTAGACGGCCATCAGGCCGCCCATGTAGGCGACGTAGATCGAGAGATCGCTCTCGCTCCCGACGGGGAACGCCCGGTAGAGGACGAACGCGCTCGTCTTGGTCGTATAGACCGAGAGGAACACCGACGCCGCGATGTGGGGTCGCGGGTAGGTGTCGGGGAGCCACGTGTGGACGCCGATGAAGGCGACGTTGACGCCCATCCCGAGTACGGCGAGCAAGGCCGGAACGCCGTCAGCGATACCGCCCGCGTCGTAGACGAACGTGCCCGCCTGGATGTAGTGGACGGCGACCGCCATCATCACGAGTACACCGCCGGTGCCGTGGAACAGCGCGTACCGGAAGCCAGCCCGAACCGCCTCGCCGCCGTAGTGCCAGACCACGAGCGTGCTGGTGACGGCCATCAACTCCCACATGAACAGGAGGACGAGCCAGTCGCCGGCGAAGGCCGCCCCGATCGACGAGGCGACGTAGACGAGCGCGAACGCGACCAGCGTCTTACTGGCCTCGCTCGAGTAGGCGTAGATGACGCTACAGACCCCGAGGAAACCGAGGCCGAGGCCGACCATCCGGGAGAAGTCGTCGACGTAGAAGGGGACGACCTCGAAGCCGAGGAAGGTCCCGGCCAGATGCTGGCCCTCGGGTGCGACGAGCGAGACCGCCAGGACGGCCGCGAGGCTGAGCGCGCCGACGGCGAAGCCGGCGATTCGGGGGAGGACGAGCACGAGCACCGCCGCCGCGAAGACGAGCAACGGCGGGTAGGCCATCGACAGGACGTCGAGTGCCATTAGTCGGTCACCTCCGTCACGAGTTCGTCGAGGGGAACGGTTCCTAGCTCCTCGAACGGCATCCCGAAGACGCCCTCGACGATCCGGGTCGCTAACTCGAGGAAGACGGCGTAATCGGGGCCGATCCCGAGGACGATCGCGCCGGTCGCGATCACGGCGATCGGCGCGAGCATGAGCCACGTACTCTCGGTAACCGGCGAGTGTCGTTGCCAGCCGTCGGCGGGCGGCCCGCCCGTGAGGTGATCGTCGCGGTCGCCGTGGTGGTCGACGACGCCGACGGCGTCGTCGTGGTGGTCGGCAGCGTCGTCCTGATCGACGGCGTCGTCGTGGCCCGTGCGGTCGTCGTCACCGGGGCGATCGGCGGCGGAAGTTGTATCGGTCGACGCGTCCCCCGCGTCGGCGGTTGTGTGATCGCTCGGGTATTTGTCGACGGCGTACTCGGCGTCGCCGTCCGGTTGGGCTGTGGGTTCCGTATCGGACACCTCCGGGGAGTCCGTCGGTTCCCGGTCGGGTCGGCCCTTCTCACCGCCATCCGTAGCGATGCCGTCGTCCGGTTGATCGGGACCGTACGAACGGCGCAGGCCGCCTCGGGGGAACTCGAGGAGCGGTTTCGCGTCGTGGCGGTCCTCGCTCTCGAAGAACGCGGTGTAGACGACCGGCCAGAAGTACGCGACGTTGAGGACCGCCGAGAGGAGCAATGCGGCGGCGAACAGCCAGTACTCGCCGCCCATGGCACCGGCACCGATCAGCATGTAGAACTTGCTGACGAAGCCGGCGATCGGGGGCAGCCCGGCCATGCCGGCCGCACCGACCGTAAAGGCAGCCATCGTCAGCGGCATCCGTTTGCCGATGCCGGCCATCTCGCTGATGTAGTCGGTGTGGGTCTCGACGTGGATCGCGCCGGCACAGAAGAACAGGGTGAGCTTCGCGAAGGCGTGTGCCGGAATGTGGAAGAGAGCCCCCACCATCGCGTAGGGATGGAGCATCGAGAGCCCGAGGACGATGTAGGACAGCTGTGCCGTCGTCGAGTAGGCGAGCCGGCGCTTGAGGTGATCCTTGCGCATCGCGATGATGCTCGCAGCGGTCAGCGTGAACGCGGCGACGAGCGCGACCGGAATGTTCAACCCGACCTCGCCGATACCTGGCACGTCCAGTGGCAGGTCGTGAATCAGTCCGGGCCCGTAGACCTCGAGGATGACCCGAGCGATGCCGAACGCACCGGATTTGACGACTGCGACGGCGTGGAGCAGCCCGGAGACGGGGGTGGGCGCGACCATCGCGTCGGCGAGCCACGAGTGTAAGGGCATCAGCGCGGCCTTGACGCCGAAGCCGGCGATCAGGAGGAAGAAGGCGGCCTGTGCGTAGACCGGTTCTGCCTGGGCAGCCGCCGCGAGTGCCTCCATCCCGCCGGCCTCGAAGGCCAGCGTCGGGTCGCCGACCACGCTCGTCAGCCAATAGATCATGACCGTGCCGGCGAGCAGGAAGACCCCGCCGCCGAAGAACGTGTACGTGAGGTACTTCCGGCCGGCGATGCGGGCCTCGCTGTCCTCGTTGTGGGCGACCAGCGGGTAGGTCACCAGCGACAGCAGTTCGTAGAAGACGAAGATGGTCACCAGGTTCGCGGCGAACGCGATCCCGACGGCGGCCGAGAGGCTAGCCGCGAAGGAAGCGAAAAAGCGCGTCTGGGAGTGTTCGTCGAGCCCGCGCATGTAGCCCGTTGCATAAAAGGACGTGAAGATCCAGAGGAAACTCGCGAGCAAGGCGAAGAAGATCCCCAGTGGATCGGCACGCAGGGCGAAGTCGACTCCCGCGAGGAACTGGATCCCCGTCGAGTCGGCGAGACTCCACCGGAAGGTTTCGCCGCCCATGACCGCGGGGAGCATGCTGACGACGATCCCGAACTTCGTGAGTGCGGCCAGCACGGACCATCCTTCGCGGAGGTTCGGCCGGCGATGCGACGCGACGATCAGGGCGATGGCGACCGCCGACACCAACACGGCGGCGAGCGGTCGGATGTCTTCGACCATTAGTTGAACACCTCCGTCAGGAACGGCTCGAGTAGGTCGGCGAACGCACCACCCGAGAAGCCGAGGGCAACGGCACCGAGCGCGGCGACGACGACGACCGCGATCATGCCGATCGAAACGGCGTCTGCGCGGTCGGTCTCGGCCGCGGCGTCGACCTCACCGCCGTCCGTCGCGACCGAGCCCGACGCGTGTGGCGATTCGACGGCCGCGGGCGGCGTGAAGTACATCTTCTCGAGCAGACGGGCGGCGTAGGCGAGGGTGAGCATTGTACTGAGGAAGATCACGGCGGCGACTGGCCAGAGCTGGGACTCGACGGCACCCAGCGCGATGTACCACTTGCCGACGAAGCCGACGCCCGGCGGGACGCCGACCAGCGAGAGCAAGAGGACGGCCATCGAACCGGCGACGATCGGCCGCGCTTTC contains:
- a CDS encoding proton-conducting transporter membrane subunit, producing MVEDIRPLAAVLVSAVAIALIVASHRRPNLREGWSVLAALTKFGIVVSMLPAVMGGETFRWSLADSTGIQFLAGVDFALRADPLGIFFALLASFLWIFTSFYATGYMRGLDEHSQTRFFASFAASLSAAVGIAFAANLVTIFVFYELLSLVTYPLVAHNEDSEARIAGRKYLTYTFFGGGVFLLAGTVMIYWLTSVVGDPTLAFEAGGMEALAAAAQAEPVYAQAAFFLLIAGFGVKAALMPLHSWLADAMVAPTPVSGLLHAVAVVKSGAFGIARVILEVYGPGLIHDLPLDVPGIGEVGLNIPVALVAAFTLTAASIIAMRKDHLKRRLAYSTTAQLSYIVLGLSMLHPYAMVGALFHIPAHAFAKLTLFFCAGAIHVETHTDYISEMAGIGKRMPLTMAAFTVGAAGMAGLPPIAGFVSKFYMLIGAGAMGGEYWLFAAALLLSAVLNVAYFWPVVYTAFFESEDRHDAKPLLEFPRGGLRRSYGPDQPDDGIATDGGEKGRPDREPTDSPEVSDTEPTAQPDGDAEYAVDKYPSDHTTADAGDASTDTTSAADRPGDDDRTGHDDAVDQDDAADHHDDAVGVVDHHGDRDDHLTGGPPADGWQRHSPVTESTWLMLAPIAVIATGAIVLGIGPDYAVFLELATRIVEGVFGMPFEELGTVPLDELVTEVTD
- a CDS encoding FAS1-like dehydratase domain-containing protein → MTQPIEGETRTFERTFTVEDVQQFAALSGDDQPRHTEPDEDGRVMVQGLLTATLPTKMGSDAEVLASTMEFNFHQPVYTGESITCRSTYDTVVERADRYEFTSDVVCENEAGETVLTATTEGIILKDA
- a CDS encoding Na(+)/H(+) antiporter subunit D, whose translation is MALDVLSMAYPPLLVFAAAVLVLVLPRIAGFAVGALSLAAVLAVSLVAPEGQHLAGTFLGFEVVPFYVDDFSRMVGLGLGFLGVCSVIYAYSSEASKTLVAFALVYVASSIGAAFAGDWLVLLFMWELMAVTSTLVVWHYGGEAVRAGFRYALFHGTGGVLVMMAVAVHYIQAGTFVYDAGGIADGVPALLAVLGMGVNVAFIGVHTWLPDTYPRPHIAASVFLSVYTTKTSAFVLYRAFPVGSESDLSIYVAYMGGLMAVYGATFALLQHDMRALLSYHIQAQLGYIVAAIGIGSNLAVAGAMSHLFNNILFKSLLFMAVGVVIYRTGKEDLYDLGGLWREMPLTAVGFGLGALSITAIPGFNGYVSKGMIFDAADPGYYGQPEYQALYWLLWLGAIGTLLSFIKLGYYVFFHGESDLEVADAKPGQTVAMLGLGGACLLFGVWWQGLADLAPTIHGSDFAFAYSGGEGHLHPYSPSHLETAGILTGVAAVVFVVVRKPLSKLDLGDPAMVVYPATYSVSRWTMLAVTETYAAVDRAVVGAVTRCYWIGNNPVLAVDAAAGRLPNWLVDVDERQPTDGGRPSTIHLRTGIGTTVLLLTLLLTVLLWLLV
- a CDS encoding tyrosine-type recombinase/integrase → MTAVAITDAVDAYLQRKAVGDPDSSGAGAYAANAESILRRWAEWLEREHEIGSIVALSVEHMRAYATELRRRTERGEYTASTADTYYAVVRAFLSWCVRGGILEDNPAARDRAEAALPTAETRSPNDSWTADRRRELEGYVRERAIEAGTRSTRERRTRLREYAMVAVLAHSSVRGAELFRAPEDDRRTGATWDDVDFYTGTIRVLGKSQRLEDVPLPARARTPLRRYRVVLDPPSNDWPLFPTGHAPSIASQVRASLRERGYDESEIDALFADATAVELARERSIAPPAITTEGARSVLKRLCEGAGVDVDGNYLTPRGVRRAETDDPYRREATASKPTLRASVLEQSIAVPADRPLIRDIDAGSHDESTETD